GGCGCCGCGGCCAGTGGCGTTTCGCGCATGGTGACGTAGCCGCCAATGGCGAGCGCCGCCACGACCATCCCAATGATCAGCGGTTTCATCCAGCGCGCACGCGCCGCGTTTTCCTGGGCCATGATGGAAGTCTTACAGTTGAACAGCTGGCTTGATGGGCGAGAGCGCCCGCATTTCGTCTTCGGTGATGTACTCCAGCACCTTGACCACCTTGGCCACTCCCGATACGCTGCGCGCCACGTCGCCGGCCACCTGGCCTTCGCGCTCCGTCACGCGGCCCATCAGGTACACCACGCCGCGCTCGGTAATGACCTTGAACGAGGTGGCGGAGATGGTTTTCATGTCCACCAGGCTGGCCTTGACCTTGGTGGTGATGAGCGTGTCGTTGGTGCGCGACGTGTAGCTGGCCGGGCCTGCCACTTCCAGCTCGTTGGTCACCGACATCACGCCGTCAATGGCACGCACTTCCTTTTCCACCGCGGACTTGGTGGCCTGATCGGTGATTTCGCCGGTCAGCAGTACCTTGCGGTTGAACGAATTGACGTTGACATGCACGTCCTTCAGACCCATGTCCTTGATGCGCGAGTCGGCCTTGAGGGCAATGGCCTTGTCGTCGGCCTGCGCACCCAGGGTGCGGCGGTCGGCGACGGCAGCGGCGCTGGCGACAGCGCCACCGACCACCAGGCCGACGCAGCCTT
This region of Massilia sp. PAMC28688 genomic DNA includes:
- a CDS encoding BON domain-containing protein translates to MNKPFPSLMRPLAKAILCTALLGSLQGCVGLVVGGAVASAAAVADRRTLGAQADDKAIALKADSRIKDMGLKDVHVNVNSFNRKVLLTGEITDQATKSAVEKEVRAIDGVMSVTNELEVAGPASYTSRTNDTLITTKVKASLVDMKTISATSFKVITERGVVYLMGRVTEREGQVAGDVARSVSGVAKVVKVLEYITEDEMRALSPIKPAVQL